A stretch of Immundisolibacter sp. DNA encodes these proteins:
- the yghU gene encoding glutathione-dependent disulfide-bond oxidoreductase, giving the protein MTDSSVYVPPKVWKWKAGGEGRFASINRPISGATHEKELPVGKHPLQLYSLATPNGVKVTILLEELLALGRHGAEYDAHLINIMEGDQFGSGFVAVNPNSKIPALVDRSTPSPTRVFESGAILVYLAEKFDAFLPKEPSARAECMSWLFWQVGSAPYLGGGFGHFYAYAPVKIEYCIDRFTMEAKRLLDVLDRNLAGRRYVCGDEYTIADMANVAWYGSLVLDNLYEAQEFLDVASYTNVVRWATEIRARPAVQRGRRVNRTWGPEEERLPERHDASDFEAKRG; this is encoded by the coding sequence ATGACCGACTCGTCAGTTTACGTTCCGCCCAAGGTCTGGAAATGGAAAGCGGGCGGCGAGGGAAGATTCGCCAGCATCAACCGGCCGATTTCCGGCGCCACGCATGAGAAGGAATTGCCCGTCGGCAAGCATCCGCTGCAGCTGTATTCGCTGGCAACGCCGAACGGGGTCAAGGTCACAATCCTGCTGGAAGAGTTGCTGGCGCTGGGCCGGCACGGGGCCGAGTACGACGCGCACCTGATCAACATCATGGAAGGCGATCAGTTCGGCAGCGGTTTCGTGGCCGTGAATCCGAATTCCAAGATTCCGGCCCTGGTGGACAGAAGCACCCCGTCGCCGACGCGGGTGTTCGAATCCGGGGCCATTCTGGTTTATCTGGCCGAGAAGTTCGACGCTTTTTTGCCCAAAGAGCCGTCGGCACGGGCCGAGTGCATGTCCTGGCTGTTCTGGCAGGTCGGCAGCGCGCCTTACCTTGGCGGCGGCTTTGGACACTTTTATGCCTACGCGCCGGTGAAGATCGAATACTGCATCGATCGGTTCACCATGGAGGCAAAGCGCCTGCTCGATGTGCTGGATCGCAATCTGGCCGGGCGACGCTATGTGTGCGGCGACGAGTACACCATTGCCGACATGGCCAACGTGGCCTGGTACGGCAGCCTGGTGCTGGACAATCTTTACGAGGCGCAGGAGTTTCTGGATGTGGCTTCCTATACCAACGTCGTGCGCTGGGCGACCGAGATTCGGGCGCGTCCGGCCGTGCAGCGCGGTCGGCGCGTCAACAGAACCTG